The DNA segment CAGGATGTATCCATTGCACTAGTGGATTATGTCCGGCATTTGGGTCATATTTTTTATCATAATGCATTAACCCCTCTTTTTCCATACGAGCAGTATCTATGTCGTGAATGATAATACTATCAAATAGCTCTTTTTTGGTTTGTTTAAAAATTTTAAGAGCTTGCATTGATTTATCTTTATCAAACAAAGAAACTTCATACTGTATAACAAGATATTTAATTATATTAGCATTATCTTTTACATAGTATGGGCATTTGGTAGTATAAAATATCTTAGTAGTTGCTTTGTAAATCTCTCTTGTAGTTTGACACTTTATATTTCCTATATAATCAATATTGTCACTTAGAAGCCCGTGATGAGTCCAGCTAATCATTTCATCAATACTTGCTTCTTTATTATCTGGAAAACTGGCTTTAAAATACTCTTTAAAATACTCTTTTGGACTAATTTTAGTTTTTTCCATTTTAAAATATTTATCAATAGTCTTTTTATCCTCCACTTTTTCTATAAAAGAAAATTGTTCTGACATTTTTAAATTCTTAATACGCCTGTAAAATGCTGAAAAAGGGTCGTGAATATAATATCCTGTTGTCCATTCACTATTTGAATTCTTTGGCATAATAAAACTATAAGCCTTATAATTTCTTTTTGCTCCAAGCTCCAGTGGAATAAAATCAGATTTAAAACAACCACTAAAAACAAACGCAACTAAAAACCACACTAAATACTTCATTGTTATTTCTCCTTGTTAAATTTTATTTCTTTGTATAGGTTGTTATTATAATTTTGCATAGAGTGACCCCATATCTTATCCTTATTTATATTCATCTTTTAAGTATTCATTAGCATTTGAGCCAGTTAAACCAAATACATTAGATACCAAATCCCGGTCATTTACAATATAGGTAAAATTGTGTTTTACTTAACTAACGTTAAGTCTTTTTTGTTTAAAAAATAATCCTGCTTGGCACCTTCTGTTCTATATACTTTACAAAAGCCATCGTTATAACACTCTTGTATAAGTGCCACCTCTAGCTCTTCCCATATTTTAAATTTTTTTATATATTTATCATTCTCTTTAATATACCAAAAAACATTCTCAGGCTGAATAATTTTATAAACTTTCTCATTTGGCACTTCTTGACAATCCTTGTAATTAAAATATTTAACAATATAATTATGCTTATTCTTTTTAGCACTTGCACCATAACCCTCAGTGCCATATAGCATTTTGCTATTTGGGTTATTTGGGTCAATATACCACTTTTCAGTGTAGTATGGCGTATAGCTAATTGACAATATTTGATTATCAAAAAAACCATCACATTTTCCAGCATAGCAACCACTTATGAATAATACTAAAAAAGTTATAAATAAAATATTTTTCATTTAATACTCCGTGTCTTGTTTTAACATATTCTTATAATTCTCAGTCCCGTGTCCCGACATAAACCAAGTTTTTGGGTTAAGTATATTTTCTGGATAGGATACATAATCTCCGGGTCTTTTAAAGATTTTTAAAATTTTTTCATTATTTTCATTTGGTTTGCCATAAATTTTAATCAGTGTTTCATCTCTCATCGGAGCCCCAAAACTATAATATGTGTTTTTATTATTTGCCCCATACTTTGCTATCTCGTGAAATTGTGAGTGCATAAATATATAGTATTGTATTAGGTCTGAAAGCTCATTTTGTTTTTTGGTTATTTGTTTGCTTATGCCTGTTTTTCCATTGAATTTATCCACTAAAAATTCTATCCCATCTGCTAAAAATCCCCTCGATGGGTTATACCATACTTGAAAATCATCACTTCCTATTATATTTCTTCCGCCTTTTAAAGCGTCCTCTTTTGTATTTAATATACCATTGCCATATACATTACGTGAGTTTTTATCGCCTAAAACTTCAAACTGACTATCCTCATATCCAAAGTATCCTGGTATATTTCCTAGTAATCCACCTAAATTTTCATTTGTAGGCAATACTCCTAAACTTAAAGCACCAAACATATTCCAAACATAACCAACACCAGCTTCAAATGGATTATCGCTATTTTCATCAGGGAGTGTTTGTGCTATTGTAGCCATATTTTTATCCATATCCTCAAACTCCCTCTTAACCTGTTCTCTACCCTCTTTACTAAGTAACCTTGTATCTAGTGTGGAGTTTATGTTTGATGATATGTTTGTGTTGTATAGGTCTTTGTTTATTTTAGTTGTATCTGTGTTTAGTTTAGATATATCATCTGAGTTTTCTTTGTCTTTTATATTTAGATTACCTTGTCCTATTGTAGCTAGGGTTTTAGAGTGGGTGTAGTTTAAATTTCTATTGTTTGTGTAGTTTATTGATGATATTTTATTATGTTGGTTTGTGTCTTTGTCTTTTTTATTGTTTTCTTGGTTGTTTGATTTATTGGTGTTAGTTGTCTCTGTTTGTGTGTTGTCTTTGTTGTTTTGTTTGTTGTTGTTACTATTTAATGCATAGTTAAGTCCTATACCTAAACTTGTTCCTTTTGTATAGCTTGTATTTGATAGGTTCTCATAGGTTAGGGTATTTGTAGTTAGGTTTAGGTTTTTATTGTCTATGAAGTTACCATTCTCATCAAAGCTTCCAGCTGCTATCATTGAACCTTTTAGATGAGTGTTGTTTTTAGTGTTGATGTTTATGTTATTAGCTGTTATGCTTGATAGGGTTGTTTGTTTATTTATGGTGTTTAATTTGTCTTGGCTGAAATTTGAGTTTATGCTTGATGGTTTTATAGTGCTTATATCTACAAAGTGGTCTTTGCTTATTAGTGATGGTTTTACTGGTGTGTTGTTATTTATTTGATTGCTTTGAGTTTTACTTAATCCACTAAATCCTATACCAGCACCTAGGCTTGCTCCTTTATAGTTTGATTGGTATATATCTCTTTGGCTTTGTAAGCTTAGGTTGTTTGTGTTTAAATTTAGAGTGTTATTAGCTCTTAGGTTTGCTCCTTTTATGGTTGTGTCATTTGATGTGTTGATGTTTATATCATTGTGTGCTAGTAGTTGGCTATTGTTGTGTGTTGTGTTTTCTTGATCTAAGTTTGATTGTGAGTAGTTTAAGCCTGCACTACCTCCACCTCCACCATACATAGTCATCTTAACACTACCGCTTAGCTCTTTGGTTTTAGAGTCTGCTTTGTAGGTATCTTGGCTAGAGTTTATGTTTAGATCTTTAGTGTCTATGTTTATGTTGTTGTTTGCTATTAAGTTTGAGCCAGTTATGTTTGTGCTGGTATCTTTGTCCTTGTTGGTTGAAATTTTAATATTGTTTGCATTTAGGTTTGATGATACAGATGTAGTTTGTGCGGTATTGGATTTAGTGTTGCTACCTTTTATATCACCAACTATGCCTACGCTAAAGCCATATGTGCCTGAGCTACTTGTTGCTGCTACACTTTGGCTTATTAGGGCTGCTGTTTTAGAGGCTACGTTTGTAGTTGCTAGGGCGATATTTGCTATATAGTATTTTTCTTCATCTTTTACATTATCTATTATATCTGTTAGATCCTCTATGTCAGAGTAGTCTATACCTACCTCTTTGTTTTTATATCTTTGTTTTATATCTGATAGTTTGTCTTGTAGGTTTGAAACCTCTTGTTTATATTTATCATACTCTTTTTTTACACTCTCTAATTGCTTTATGGCCTCTTGTAAAGCTATGGCAGCTGGAGCTATCTGGGCGTATTCGTTTTGCACAGTAAGAGATAGGGCGGCATTAGCCTCTTTTAGGGTTGTGTCTGTGCTAATTGTATCTGTGCTGTTTGATATGTATATGTTGCCATTGTTTGAATGTAGGGTTATATCCTCTTTGGCATTTATATCAGCTCCTGTGATAGTTATATCTTTGTCGGTGGTGATGTTTAAATTTTTAGCTTGTAGGTTTGAGCTTATGCTTTTGGTGGATGAGATGTTGTTTGTAGCTTTTTCATAGGCTGCATCAGCTAGGCGGATCTTGGCTGATGTATCTTTTTTAAGTTCTGATAGAGATTTTGGTTTGGCATCTTTTAAGATATCGCCTATATGAGCTATACTAATACTGGTTTTTTTATCTATGTTGTAGCTTTCATGGGTATTAGTAGCGTTTAAGATGGTGGCAGTGTTTGCTTTTATGTTAGTATCTTGATCTGATTTAATGTTGGCTGTAATGATGGCATTGTTTGCATGTATATTAATATCTTTATTTGCTGTGATGTTTGATAGCTTAGATAAACCATCAAGGCTTCCTTTTTGATTCTCTTGGGCTTTGTAAATTTCTCCCCCATTTGTTCCTAGTGTGCCAACATAGGTAAATATACCAAGCGGATTAAAACTACTTTTTTTATGAACACTTACCTCTTTAACCTGCTCTTTGGCTGCTATGATATTTATATCATTATCTGCATTTAGGTTTAATGCCTTTATGCTTGATATATCTGATGAGATGATATTTATATTGTTTGTGGCGTTTAGGTTAATGTCGCCTGTGCTTGTGCTTAAAGATGAACCTTGTAAATTTGCTTTTGCAAGTGAATGCATATCAAGGCTTTTTTTAAGCCCGCCCCAGCTTGATTTGCTAGTATGTGAATAATCTAGACTCTCATATACTGCTGGATTTAGGTTAATATCCTTTGCATTTATATTTATCTCATTATCCGCTACTAAATTCGCCCCCTGTATAGTTGTATCTTTATTTGAGATTATGTTTATGTTATTAGCATTTAGATTTGATGATACAACATCTTCTTTTATGGTTTGTGTGGTTGTCTGCTTTTTAGATAAAAAGCCTTTGCTTGTTATTTTACTTGTTAAATCTATGGTGTCGTTTGTGGAGGTTATTAATAGGTTGTTGTTTGAGTTTAGGTTTATATTATCACTTGCGTTTAGGTTTGTGCTTACTAGTGTAATATCATTTGCTTTTAAATTTATGTTGTTTGCGTTTAGGCTTGAGATTTGATTGGTGGTTATAATGCCTTTAAAGGTTGTATCTTTACCGCTTATATTAAAGCTCTCTTTGGCTTGATTGGTTTTTATATTTAGGTCGTTTCTAGCTTGTAGGTTTATATTGTTTTTAGCACTTAAATTTGCTCCACTTATGTTTAGATTGTTATTAGCATTTATGTTTATATCTTTTTTAGCTATTAATTCTGACATAGCGCCTAGTGTGGTATTGGTAAAATTCCTACTGCTATAAGAGTTTGTTGTTTGGTCTATAAATATATCATTTGCGTTTAGGTTTATGTTTGAGGCAGTTATAGCTGATGATGTTAGGCTGATATTTTTATCTGCGTTTAGGTTTACACTGCTGTTTGCTATTAGTAGGCTATCTTTGTTTATAATGTTATTTGCATTAATGGCTATATCATTAGCTATTAATGCTCCATTATTAAACACATTTGCATCTGCGTCAATCTTAATATCATTTTTAGCTATTATTAGTGAGCTTTTATCTATTTGTGAATATGTTTTTTTATTTAATCTATCATTTAAAAGAGAGTTTGCGTTTTTATATAGGTTATCAAACTTATTTAGCATAAAAGGCATATTTGCACCGCTTGTGCTATATAGATAGCCAGTATCTATTGGGGTAAATTTTATATAAGGTATGTGGTTTGGTTTAAATAGTGGTATGTTTATGCTTTGGTTTGTTTTACTATTTATATCACCATTATTTAAATTTATCACACTTGCATAAAAGCCATTGTTTGCAGCTAGTATTGCTGGGTAGCCATCTTCTTGGTAAGTATAGTTCTTATAAGCACTATTGCCACCCTTAGTAACCCATTTTTTCTGTCCAGTAAGCTTACCTAATTTTTTCCACTCCTGTTGTCTGTATTCATATTTTATATGACTACTAACACTCCTATCAAGCTCTTTACCTATGTTGTTTAAAGTACCCAAGAGAATGTTAATATCATTATCTGCATAAATTTGGCTTTTATCGTTTGTGGTTGTGTTTGTTTTTAGATTTATATTATTAGAAGCATAAATTTTAGAGGGGATAAAGTTATCTAAACTATCTTGCGTGATATACTCTTTGGTTATGTTGTAGTAGATATTTCTAGTCTTTTCATTTGATTTGGCTCTATTTGTTGTAACAGCAATAGTGTTTGTGTTTTCATCCAGTAGGATTTGGATAAATGGGTGTGAGCTAGTGCCGTGTAGATAGCTCTTTTTATGTAAATTTAAAGCATAAGCTGTTGCGTCTTGTGATACTACTCTATTTAGTAGCTCTGTGTTTAGCTCTTTGTCTGTATATGTTTTATTTAATAACTTCCATTCATTTATAATCTCATCTTTTATACTTTTTATATTAGCTTCTAGTTTAAATACTCTCTTTCCACAACATTTTAGATTAAGAGTATTAGAGTAGGTGCTAAACCCTGTTTGTAGTGTGTTTAGCGAGTAGTTGTTTAGATTGTCTGCTTTTATAAATATATCATTAGCTAAGATATTTGATGATGCGTTGTTTATTTGGTTTGCAAATAGATTAATGGTGTCTACTGATATTATATTTGAGCTATTTGTGTTTGTTATCTCATTGGCTTGTAAATTTAGATTACTATTTGAGATGATATTTGCTTTATCTTTGTTTGTTATTGTTTTATTTGAGATTAAATCTATACTTTTTTCTGATTTTATGATATTAGAGTTTATTATATCCCCATTAGCATTTATCTTTATGTTTGTAGCTAGGATTATGCCTTTGTTATTTACACCTACTCCGTCATTAGTGGCTATTAGGTTTATCTTATTAGCATACATTCCACCAAGAGATGAGCTATCTATGGCTATTATGTTTTTATCATTGTTTGCATCTGCTTTTAAAGATAGATTGTTTGCGTGTATGTTTGAGGCTATGTTTATGGTGTTTGCTATTATGTTAGTGTAGTTAGAGCTATCATTTAGTCCTTTATCTATTATATTTATAGTGCCATTTTTATTTAGATATGAGCTATCTAAATTTTTAGCTATGCTATAAGCATTGTTTATATTTACATTTGAGGTGGTAAAGGTAGATGAGTTTGCATTTATTATATTTAAGCCATTTATGTTTATACCACTTGGATTAGCTATTAATAGATCAGCTCTCTTACCTGCTATTTCTAAATTTCCTTTTAAAAGTGATGGGTCGTTTGAATTTACTTGATTTACTATTAAATTAGCAGAGCCAGAGTTTAAAAAGGGATTAGCATTAACAAACCCAGCTATGTTTGTTTTATCTCCATTTACTGAGTTGTTTAATACTGTGCCAGTGTTTGGAGTGTTAAATTTAATATACTCATTCATAGATATACCATTCTTAGGTGTGGTTATATTTACTATTAGAGTTTCGTTTGTGGCTTTTAGGATAATAGGCTGGTTAGATTTAGGGGCGTTTGGGTCTGGGGTTATGGGGTTAGCTAGGGTTTGGATGATAATTAAAATTGGTAAAAAGATATATGGTGTTTTCATTTTAGTTTTTACTCTTTTTGGTAAATTCTTTTTCTATTTTATCAAGTTTTTGAAATTCTCTGTTTTTATTTTTAAATTCTTTATAGTCTTGCAATTCTCCTTTACATTTAGGACAAATTCTATTTTTATCTTTTACATCTGCGTAATTATAAACTTTTTTGCATTTTTTGCAATGGAGAAAATTTGGGTGCTTTGATTTATAGACGATTAAGAACAAACCGAATGCAAAAAAAATTATACTAGCAAATA comes from the Campylobacter mucosalis genome and includes:
- a CDS encoding hemagglutinin repeat-containing protein; this translates as MKTPYIFLPILIIIQTLANPITPDPNAPKSNQPIILKATNETLIVNITTPKNGISMNEYIKFNTPNTGTVLNNSVNGDKTNIAGFVNANPFLNSGSANLIVNQVNSNDPSLLKGNLEIAGKRADLLIANPSGININGLNIINANSSTFTTSNVNINNAYSIAKNLDSSYLNKNGTINIIDKGLNDSSNYTNIIANTINIASNIHANNLSLKADANNDKNIIAIDSSSLGGMYANKINLIATNDGVGVNNKGIILATNIKINANGDIINSNIIKSEKSIDLISNKTITNKDKANIISNSNLNLQANEITNTNSSNIISVDTINLFANQINNASSNILANDIFIKADNLNNYSLNTLQTGFSTYSNTLNLKCCGKRVFKLEANIKSIKDEIINEWKLLNKTYTDKELNTELLNRVVSQDATAYALNLHKKSYLHGTSSHPFIQILLDENTNTIAVTTNRAKSNEKTRNIYYNITKEYITQDSLDNFIPSKIYASNNINLKTNTTTNDKSQIYADNDINILLGTLNNIGKELDRSVSSHIKYEYRQQEWKKLGKLTGQKKWVTKGGNSAYKNYTYQEDGYPAILAANNGFYASVINLNNGDINSKTNQSINIPLFKPNHIPYIKFTPIDTGYLYSTSGANMPFMLNKFDNLYKNANSLLNDRLNKKTYSQIDKSSLIIAKNDIKIDADANVFNNGALIANDIAINANNIINKDSLLIANSSVNLNADKNISLTSSAITASNINLNANDIFIDQTTNSYSSRNFTNTTLGAMSELIAKKDININANNNLNISGANLSAKNNINLQARNDLNIKTNQAKESFNISGKDTTFKGIITTNQISSLNANNINLKANDITLVSTNLNASDNINLNSNNNLLITSTNDTIDLTSKITSKGFLSKKQTTTQTIKEDVVSSNLNANNINIISNKDTTIQGANLVADNEININAKDINLNPAVYESLDYSHTSKSSWGGLKKSLDMHSLAKANLQGSSLSTSTGDINLNATNNINIISSDISSIKALNLNADNDINIIAAKEQVKEVSVHKKSSFNPLGIFTYVGTLGTNGGEIYKAQENQKGSLDGLSKLSNITANKDINIHANNAIITANIKSDQDTNIKANTATILNATNTHESYNIDKKTSISIAHIGDILKDAKPKSLSELKKDTSAKIRLADAAYEKATNNISSTKSISSNLQAKNLNITTDKDITITGADINAKEDITLHSNNGNIYISNSTDTISTDTTLKEANAALSLTVQNEYAQIAPAAIALQEAIKQLESVKKEYDKYKQEVSNLQDKLSDIKQRYKNKEVGIDYSDIEDLTDIIDNVKDEEKYYIANIALATTNVASKTAALISQSVAATSSSGTYGFSVGIVGDIKGSNTKSNTAQTTSVSSNLNANNIKISTNKDKDTSTNITGSNLIANNNINIDTKDLNINSSQDTYKADSKTKELSGSVKMTMYGGGGGSAGLNYSQSNLDQENTTHNNSQLLAHNDININTSNDTTIKGANLRANNTLNLNTNNLSLQSQRDIYQSNYKGASLGAGIGFSGLSKTQSNQINNNTPVKPSLISKDHFVDISTIKPSSINSNFSQDKLNTINKQTTLSSITANNININTKNNTHLKGSMIAAGSFDENGNFIDNKNLNLTTNTLTYENLSNTSYTKGTSLGIGLNYALNSNNNKQNNKDNTQTETTNTNKSNNQENNKKDKDTNQHNKISSINYTNNRNLNYTHSKTLATIGQGNLNIKDKENSDDISKLNTDTTKINKDLYNTNISSNINSTLDTRLLSKEGREQVKREFEDMDKNMATIAQTLPDENSDNPFEAGVGYVWNMFGALSLGVLPTNENLGGLLGNIPGYFGYEDSQFEVLGDKNSRNVYGNGILNTKEDALKGGRNIIGSDDFQVWYNPSRGFLADGIEFLVDKFNGKTGISKQITKKQNELSDLIQYYIFMHSQFHEIAKYGANNKNTYYSFGAPMRDETLIKIYGKPNENNEKILKIFKRPGDYVSYPENILNPKTWFMSGHGTENYKNMLKQDTEY